In Rubrivirga marina, the following are encoded in one genomic region:
- a CDS encoding helix-turn-helix domain-containing protein, protein MSPSLEDAVERFVRYPDTLRPEEREAIARLIEEDVTARELAAFYTAFYADLDGVPDGHGPTGPGEGPTPG, encoded by the coding sequence ATGTCCCCATCCCTCGAAGACGCCGTCGAACGGTTCGTTCGCTACCCCGACACGCTCCGACCTGAGGAGCGGGAGGCGATCGCCCGCCTCATTGAGGAGGACGTCACCGCCCGCGAGCTTGCCGCGTTCTACACCGCGTTCTACGCCGACCTGGACGGCGTCCCCGATGGGCACGGCCCGACGGGGCCCGGCGAAGGACCGACGCCCGGGTAA